The Halorussus rarus genome includes the window GCCGGCTTCGGATCGGTCGACGATTCGGGACGGGACGCTCCGTCGGGCGGATTCGCGGACGCCGACCCGTACGACCCCGACGAGTCGGACGGGGGCGACGACCTCTTCGACGAGGACTTCGCCACCGCGTTCGAGAACGCGCCCGGCGGCGGCCCCGGCGCCGGACCGGCCGGCGGCGAGGACGCGGGCGGCGGCTTCGGCGGCGGAGGCGGCTTCGGACCGGACGCCGACGAGGGGTTCGGCGGTGGCGGCGGCGAGCCCTTCGAGAGCGAGACGTTCGACGACGAGGAGTTCGACTCGGACATCCCCCGCATCGACCTCGGCATCGAGGGGCTCGACGACATGATCCAGGGCGGCGTCCCCGAGCGGTCGCTCATCACCACGATCGGGTCGGCCGGGACCGGGAAGACGACGTTCGGTCTCCAGTTCCTCCACGAGGCGCTCGTCGCCGGCGAGAACGCGGTGTTCATCACCCTGGAGGAGAGCCGCGACCGCATCCGCAGCACCGCCGGCGAGAAGGGCTGGGACTTCGAGACGTACGAGGACGAGGGGAGCCTCGCGGTCATCGACCTCGACCCCATCGAGATGGCCAACAGCCTCACCTCCATCCGCAACGACCTGCCCCGGCTGGTCGAGGACTTCGGCGCGACCCGGCTGGTGCTCGACTCGGTGTCGCTGCTGGAGATGATGTACGACGACCAGGCCACCCGCCGCAACGAGGTGTACGACTTCACGAGGAGCCTCAAGGAGGCCGGCGTGACCACGATGCTCACCAGCGAGGCCAGCGAGGACAACGCCTACGCCTCCCGGCACGGCATCATCGAGTACCTCGTCGACGCCGTCTTCATCCTGCGGTACATCCGGTCGACCGACGACTTCCGCGAGACCCGGCTCGCCGTGGAGATCCAGAAGATACGCGACGCGAACCACTCCCGGGAGATAAAGCCCTACGCCATCACGAACGAGGGCATCAGCGTCTACCGGCAGGCCAACATCTTCTGAAGCGACCTTTTTTCTCGTCGGGTGTCCTCGCTCGCTTCGCTCGCTGCGGGCACCTCTCCTCGAAAAAACGTCGATGAAAAAGAGCCGCTCGCTCACTCGCTTCGCTCGTTCGCTCGCGGTACAACTGCTGGTACTCTACGTGGATCGGTTCCCCGGCGCGATCTGCTGTTCGGCCGGTAGTGAGCTCACCGTCGTTTAACAGGTGCGACGCCGTACATACACCGAACGAATGATCGGTCCGCTCCCGGTCGACAGTCAGCAGGCGGTCGTCCTCCTGGTGTCTGCCATCTTCCTCGGACTCGGCGCGCTGCTCGCGGGCTCGGTCGGCCTCCGCTGGTGGGCGGCCCTCAAGCGCGTTCGGGCGCGTATCGGGTGGGACGGAAAGCCGTGCCGGATGACGACGACGAGAACGAGGAGTAGCCTACCGGACCACCGTCACCGGCATCGTCGCGCGCCGAACCACCGTCTCGGCGACGCTCCCGAGCAGGATGCGCGAGACGCCCGCGCGGCCGTGGCTCCCCATCACGATGTGGTCGAACCCCTCGTCGTCGGCGAACTCCACGATGGTCCGGGACGGGCTGCCGAGTTCGGTGGCGGAGTCGAGGGCGACGCCGTACCCGTCGGCGACGGCCCGAGCCTCCGCGAACAGCGCCTCGCTCTCCTCCTGGGCGTTCTCGTACCACTCCTCGGACCCGCCGGGGATGGCGACCGGCGAACTGTACCCCGCGTCGACCGGGTCGATGACGTGGAGCACCGTGATGTCGTGGTCGGCGAACTCTTCGAGCGCGTGTTCGAGCGCGTCGTCGGACTGGACCGACCCGTCGATGGGGACGAGGATCTTCTTGGCCATGCGCGAAGCTACGGCGGGCGGTCGTTTAAGTATTCAGGCAATTCCCGGCGAATGAGAACTCCGGGCCGCGACAGCTCGGATCGCGTCCGGCCGGCGCGCCGAGAGGGCGGTGACGGGCGAGCCCGGCGTCGGAATCTCTCGGGCGGCTCGGACCGACGCGGGCTACTCCCGGCCGTGCTTGGTCACGCACTTCGAGAGGCCGACGATCTCGACCGGCTCGGAGTTGTCGGGCGAGTAGACCACCATCTGGCCCTTCTCCATGTAGGGGACCTTCCCCTCCAGTTTGCTCGGGATGTTGACGCTCTTGATGGCGTCCTCGTCGCCCAGGTTCAGCACGACCGTGGTGTTGACCTGTTTGAACACGGGTTCGGCGATGTCCTGGGGGTCCTGGGTGATGAGAAAGAGGCCGAGGCGCTCCTTGCGGCCCTGCTTGGCGGCCTCGGTGAACTTCCCGATGACCTTCCGGGCCTGGACGCTCTCGGCGTCGGTCAGGAAGTTGTGGGCCTCGTCCATCCCGACGACCAGCGGCGTCTCCTTGATGCGGGGGTAGTGCGGCGAGTTCGACAGCTTCTCGTCGACCAGCAGGCTCGACAGCGCCAGCACGACGACCTCCGCCGCCCGGGAGTTGTTGAGGTGGTAGGTCGGGACGACGCTGAGCTGGCCGGGCTTGACGAACTGCTTTATCTGGTCGGTGATGGGCCGGGCGTCCCGGTCGAACACCTGGCGGAACGCCCAGTTGTCGGTCTTGCGCCGGACCGCGTCGAAGGTGGCCTCGTGGACCCGACCGCTCTCGTCGAGCTCCTCGCGCAGCGCCGGGTCGTCCACGAAGTCGAGGAACTGGGCGTACGTCGTCGTCTCGTGCTCCGAGAAGAACCGCCGGAGGAGGTACTCCAGGGCGTTGTACTGGTTGTCGTTGAGGCTCGCGCCCGCGATGAGCCACGGCCGCGAGCGCACCATCGAGAACGGGATGGTGAACGCGACCTGCTCGGCCCGGTGATGGTCGGCGGCGTACCCGCCCTCGCCCACCTTCGGCACGAACGCCTTGGTCTCGTCGTGGCCGCCGTGGGCGACGCCCTCGGCGGCCCACCGGCGCTCGTCCTCGCGGGTCGCGTCGGGGTTGTCGTCGTGCATCTGGGCGTACTCGTCCTGGGGGTCGAACTGGACCACGGCGGCCCGGCGGGCCGCGCCGTCCTCCATCTCGTACCGGCGCTCCTCCGCGAGGAACTGCCGGAGGATGTTCTTCGCGCCGTGGGTCTTCCCCGAGCCCGTCCCGCCCGCGACCAGCGTGTGCCGGAAGACGAGGGGGTCGCCGTCGGTGTAGTCGTCCTTGAGCCGGTAGTCGATGGTCGGGGGCTCCGCGGCGGTCCGGACCTTCTCGCCGCCGACCGAGAGGTGCCCGAGGAACACGCCGTCCGCGGGCATCTTGAGCCCGGTCTTGATCTCGGGCTTGTCGCTGGCCTCCCTGACGACCGACTTGGGCTTGGGCACCCGGTCGGTCATCCGGCGCTTGAGCTCGGCGTCCGGCCCCTCGCCGTCTTCGTACAGCACGGCGACCGGCTCTAAGTCGGCCATGAGCTTGTAGTCGGTCTCCTCGATGTCGTCGCGGCGCATCGCGCGCCGGGAGTGGATCTCGGTCGCGTCGTCGACCCGGTACTCCTGGCGGTACTCCAGCGCGCAGACCCGGCAGAACAGCTTCTCGCCGTCGGGGTAGCCCACGAGCAGGTACTTGCCGACCCGCACGTCCTCGCGGTTGTCGGCGGTGACGTACGCCTGGAGGTGGGTCTCGTCCTCGCCCTCGCCGATGCGGAGACCCTCGGCCGCCGACAGGATGCCGATGCCGCGGTCCGCGCCCGCGGGGTCGGTCGCCATCGCGTCGAAGCGGTCGTCGCCGCGCGTCTTCGAGTCCGTCGTCCCGGTCTCGAAGTCGCCCACGTCGTCGAGGTCCGCCGCGGGGCCGTCGGAGGCGTCGACGCCCAAGGCGTCCGCGTCGAACTCGTCGGTCGGGGAGCCGGACCCGGAGCCGCCCGAGTCGTCGTCCCCGCCGGAGGTGCTGAAGTCGCCGAGGTCGGTCATCGTTCCGCCCATTGCGGCAGACCCCCTTGTCACTTTTCCTCCGGGCGCTCCGACGGATTCTTGTCACCCCGGCGAGACGACTCCCGCATGTCCGACCTCGACGCGATGGAGAACGCCGCGGTCCGGGCCTGCCGCGACGGCGGCGCGTACCTCAGGGAGGCGTTCCGGGCCGGCGACCGCGACGGCGAGTTCACGGCCCACGACGTGAAGGCCGCGGCCGACCGCGAGTCCGAGCGCCGGATGCTCGACGTGCTACTCGAGGCGTTCCCCGACCACCACGTCTACGCCGAGGAGTCGGGCGACCACCCCGGCGACGACACCCCGTACCGGTGGGTCGTCGACCCGCTCGACGGGACCAACAACTTCGCCGCCGGCATGGGGTCGTTCGCCACCTCGGTCGCGGTGCTGGAGCGGGGCGACCCCGTGCTCGCGGTCGTCTACGTCCCGATGCTCGACGACTGCTACGTCGCGCGCCGGGGCGCCGGCGTCCGGTACGACGGGGAGCGCGCGACCGCCGGGAGCGACCGGGACCTCGACAGCGCGACTATCGGGTTCGTCATCGGCCACGACGTGAAGCTGGACGACGACCTGCTGGCGACGTCGAAGGCGATCCGCGACCGCCTGGAGGCCAGGTGCAAGCGCGTCATCAACACCTGGTCGCCCTGCGTCCACTGGGGGCTGCTCGCCCGCGGCCTCGTCGACGGGATGGTGACGTTCCGCGCCGACGAGGAGGAGCAGTGGACCGGCGAACTGTTCGCCGACGAGTCGGGGGTCGCCTCCCGGTCGTGGGACGGCTGCTACGTCGGTGTCGGCGACGACGACGCGCTCGCGGACCTCTGCGGGACGGTCGACGCCGCGCTGGAGTGACGGTCGCGCTCCTTTTACCTTCCCGCACCGTACCCCCGACCATGCTACTCATTCGTGGCGAAGCCGGGGGGACGACGCTGACTGGCACGCTGTACGAGCGGGGGGAGCGGGCGCCGCGGTTCAAGGGCGCGCCCGACGAGGACGCCCCCTACGTCTGGGTCTGCGACGAGTTCTACCAGGTCGAGAGCGGCGGGACGGTCCAGCGGGTCGACGGCGAGGAGGTCAACGTCGCCTTCGAGTCGCCGATGCCCCGCGGGTTCGACACGCGCGAGCAGGCCACCGAGGCGGCGCGCGAGCACATCCGGACCCAGTTCGCGCGCATCGGCATCGATCCCGCGGACGTCGAGATCACCGTCGAGAAGCAGGAAGCCGAGACCGCCGAACCGCGGTAGCCGGACCGCCGTCGGATCGCGACTTCGACTGCCGGAGCGAGCCGACGACGCCCTTACCCGTCCAGCGAGACCACGACGTTCTTCGTCTGCGTGTACTCCCGGATCGCCTGCGTGCCCTTCTCGCGGCCGATGCCCGACTCCTTGTAGCCGCCGAACGGCGCCTGGGGCGGCGTGACCGGGAACTCGTTGACCGAGACGCTGCCGGCCTCGAGCCGCCCGGCGACCCGGTGAGCGCGCGCGAGGTCCCGTGTCCAGACCGTCGCGTACAGCCCGTACCGCGTGTCGTTGGCGCGCCTGACGGCCTCGTCCTCGTCCGAGAACTCGTAGAGGGTGAACACCGGGCCGAACACCTCGTCGCAGGACAGCGGCGCGTCGTCGGGGACGCCCTCGACGACGGTCGGCGCGTAGAAGTTGCCCGCCTCGCGGGGGATCTCGCCGCCCGCCAGCACCCGTCCGGGGCCGTCCTCGACCGCCTCGGTCACGTACGCCGCGACGCGGTCCCGGGCCTCCCTCGTTATGAGCGGGCCGACGTCGGGGTCCTCGGTCCCCGGCCCGGTCGTCAGTTCCTCGGTCGCGGCCGCGACGCGGTCGGCGAACTCGTCGTAGACGTCCTCGTGGACGAACACCCGCGTCGTTGCGAAGCAGACCTGGCCCGCCATCGCGAACACGCCCAGCGTGTCCTCGACCGCCGAATCGAGGTCGGCGTCCGGGAAGACGAGGCTCGGGCTCTTGCCGCCGGTCTCCAGGCCGACCGGCGTCAGGTGGTCCGCGGCGGACTTCATGACGGCCCTGGCGGTCTCGACCGACCCGGTGAACACGACCTTGTCCACGCGGTCCGAGCCGGTCAGCGCCGCGCCGGTCGTCGCGCCGTCGCCGGGGACGACGTTCCAGACGCCGTCGGGGAGGCCGGCCTCGCTGGCGATGCGTGCGATCTCGGTGGCGACCAGCGGCGCCTCCGGCGCGGGCTTGGCGACGACGGCGTTGCCGCAGGCCAGTGCCGGCGCGATGCCCCGGAGCGAGAGCAGCGCGGGCGCGTTCCACGGGATTATCTGGCCGGTGATGCCCAGCGGCTCGAGCCGGGTGTAGTCGAGGTACCCCTCGCCGACCGGGACCGACTTGCCCTCGATCTTGTCGGTCAGCCCGGCGTAGTAGTCGAGGTACTTCGCCCCGTTCCGGGCGAACAGCCGGGACTCGCGCAGCGGTCGGCCGGTCTCGGCGGTCCCCAGTTCGGCGAGGTCGTCGGCGCGCTCGCGGACGGCGTCGGCGACCTCCCGCAGCAGGCGACCGCGGTCGCTCGGGTCCATCGCCCGCCACTCGGGAAGCGCGCCCTCCGCCGCCGAGAGCGCGGCGTCGATGCCCTCGCGCCCGCCTTCGGCCGCAGTGGCGACGGGGTCGTTGGTCGACGGGTCCAGCACCGCGAACGCGTCCTCGCCCGGTCGCTCCTCCCCATCGATGTAGCACCCGTACTCGCCGTGCGTGTGCCCAGACATGGACGTCTCGTTCGCCGGCCACGCAGATAAGTCCCCGAGCGCCTCACGAGTCGGATCGATGCCCCGAGCGCGACCGGCGCCTACTCGTCCGCGTCGAGGTCCGCCACGGAGAGCGCGGTCTCGAGCCGGTCCCAC containing:
- a CDS encoding KaiC domain-containing protein, which produces MTEDDDWFERALREDDADEDGSEEGDADGSVDRDDVGSEFADSSAGSTDGPFGDATEGPEEVGGSADAPEPGEGSFGDEAEDFPTGDAGSGSAGAGFGSVDDSGRDAPSGGFADADPYDPDESDGGDDLFDEDFATAFENAPGGGPGAGPAGGEDAGGGFGGGGGFGPDADEGFGGGGGEPFESETFDDEEFDSDIPRIDLGIEGLDDMIQGGVPERSLITTIGSAGTGKTTFGLQFLHEALVAGENAVFITLEESRDRIRSTAGEKGWDFETYEDEGSLAVIDLDPIEMANSLTSIRNDLPRLVEDFGATRLVLDSVSLLEMMYDDQATRRNEVYDFTRSLKEAGVTTMLTSEASEDNAYASRHGIIEYLVDAVFILRYIRSTDDFRETRLAVEIQKIRDANHSREIKPYAITNEGISVYRQANIF
- a CDS encoding universal stress protein; translated protein: MAKKILVPIDGSVQSDDALEHALEEFADHDITVLHVIDPVDAGYSSPVAIPGGSEEWYENAQEESEALFAEARAVADGYGVALDSATELGSPSRTIVEFADDEGFDHIVMGSHGRAGVSRILLGSVAETVVRRATMPVTVVR
- a CDS encoding ATP-binding protein, with protein sequence MTDLGDFSTSGGDDDSGGSGSGSPTDEFDADALGVDASDGPAADLDDVGDFETGTTDSKTRGDDRFDAMATDPAGADRGIGILSAAEGLRIGEGEDETHLQAYVTADNREDVRVGKYLLVGYPDGEKLFCRVCALEYRQEYRVDDATEIHSRRAMRRDDIEETDYKLMADLEPVAVLYEDGEGPDAELKRRMTDRVPKPKSVVREASDKPEIKTGLKMPADGVFLGHLSVGGEKVRTAAEPPTIDYRLKDDYTDGDPLVFRHTLVAGGTGSGKTHGAKNILRQFLAEERRYEMEDGAARRAAVVQFDPQDEYAQMHDDNPDATREDERRWAAEGVAHGGHDETKAFVPKVGEGGYAADHHRAEQVAFTIPFSMVRSRPWLIAGASLNDNQYNALEYLLRRFFSEHETTTYAQFLDFVDDPALREELDESGRVHEATFDAVRRKTDNWAFRQVFDRDARPITDQIKQFVKPGQLSVVPTYHLNNSRAAEVVVLALSSLLVDEKLSNSPHYPRIKETPLVVGMDEAHNFLTDAESVQARKVIGKFTEAAKQGRKERLGLFLITQDPQDIAEPVFKQVNTTVVLNLGDEDAIKSVNIPSKLEGKVPYMEKGQMVVYSPDNSEPVEIVGLSKCVTKHGRE
- a CDS encoding inositol monophosphatase family protein, whose amino-acid sequence is MSDLDAMENAAVRACRDGGAYLREAFRAGDRDGEFTAHDVKAAADRESERRMLDVLLEAFPDHHVYAEESGDHPGDDTPYRWVVDPLDGTNNFAAGMGSFATSVAVLERGDPVLAVVYVPMLDDCYVARRGAGVRYDGERATAGSDRDLDSATIGFVIGHDVKLDDDLLATSKAIRDRLEARCKRVINTWSPCVHWGLLARGLVDGMVTFRADEEEQWTGELFADESGVASRSWDGCYVGVGDDDALADLCGTVDAALE
- a CDS encoding DUF7113 family protein, which translates into the protein MLLIRGEAGGTTLTGTLYERGERAPRFKGAPDEDAPYVWVCDEFYQVESGGTVQRVDGEEVNVAFESPMPRGFDTREQATEAAREHIRTQFARIGIDPADVEITVEKQEAETAEPR
- a CDS encoding aldehyde dehydrogenase family protein — translated: MSGHTHGEYGCYIDGEERPGEDAFAVLDPSTNDPVATAAEGGREGIDAALSAAEGALPEWRAMDPSDRGRLLREVADAVRERADDLAELGTAETGRPLRESRLFARNGAKYLDYYAGLTDKIEGKSVPVGEGYLDYTRLEPLGITGQIIPWNAPALLSLRGIAPALACGNAVVAKPAPEAPLVATEIARIASEAGLPDGVWNVVPGDGATTGAALTGSDRVDKVVFTGSVETARAVMKSAADHLTPVGLETGGKSPSLVFPDADLDSAVEDTLGVFAMAGQVCFATTRVFVHEDVYDEFADRVAAATEELTTGPGTEDPDVGPLITREARDRVAAYVTEAVEDGPGRVLAGGEIPREAGNFYAPTVVEGVPDDAPLSCDEVFGPVFTLYEFSDEDEAVRRANDTRYGLYATVWTRDLARAHRVAGRLEAGSVSVNEFPVTPPQAPFGGYKESGIGREKGTQAIREYTQTKNVVVSLDG